The Desulfovibrio psychrotolerans genomic interval CGCAGATAAACGGCGACTGAAACAGAAATGTGTTTCGGGTGTCCGGCATTTGTCACAGACGGGCCGTAGATTCTTTTCCAGACACTCGGTCAAATCAGTTTCCCATACCTCTTCCTTTGTCCTTGCCCCCCGTGCCCGGGGGGCTTATTCTTTTATAAGGCAAAGAAACCCGTTGCCTGCGGAGTGATTGTCTTCGCTCCGACAGCGACGGACAGACAGGGAGGTGGCCATGACGGATGACCGACTTCTTACCATTACCGCCAATTGTACGGGATGTGGAGCGTGTGCCGAGTTGCAGCCGGACTATATCGGCTGGGATGAAGAAGAAAGCAGGCCACTGCTGCTCACCGATGTGGCCCCGGACGCCGTGGTGTACGAACTGCAGGCGTTTTGCCCGGAAGATTGCTTTGACTATGAGTGAGGTGTACGGCGCGAACTACAGCGTAGATGCCGGTTGGCACTGTGCATGGAAAGTACTGCGCTGGATGGATGTTACACCTTGTGCACTCGGTGTTTGCAGGTGTGACTGAACATTTGAGGGCGGGAGCTGGGGCCTTGCGGCAGATGCAGATGACGGCCTGTTTTTCATACACACTGCGGGGCGGACGATTGTCCGCCCCGCTTTCTGCTTGTGTATCAGGAGGGTGATGGCGGGATGTGTGACCAATGCCCGGAGGATGGGGTGGGGCTGTTGTCGGAGTCGTTACCAATGAAAAAGTCCGGCTTTGCAGCCGGACCGTGTTATTTCCAGTTCTTTCCGTCGTAGCGGAGAATTTCTGTCTGCCAGAGGCGTTTGACCATCTGGAAATCTTGCTGGGCGAGCAGGTGCTTGGCCTCTGCGCGTGCTTCGTAGTGCAGCACCGCGTATTTGATGAGACCGATGAAATTTTTGCCCGAACCATCGGCGGGCTTTACCTGCACCATGAGGGTGTCTGGGGCCAAGTCTTTGTAAGAGGCAACCCAGCCGCCTTCTTTTTGTTCAATGAGGTGGTTTCTCGCAGTGTAGCAGAGCTTGCCGGACATGGAAACAAGTCGTGTGAACGCGAAGTCGCGCAGATGGTCACGGGCTCTTGCAAGGCCGGGGGCCTCTTCAGGCTCTACGGGGGCCGGTACTGCCTGCTCTGTTGCCAAGGGCTGCGGGGGGCAGGCTTCGGTGGCTTCCGGCGCGGCCTTTGCGTCTGCCTGCGAGGGCTGGTAAGCGGCTTGCGCAGCTGAAGCTTCCATGGGATTCTCTGTAGGAGTTTGAACAGGCGCTTCAACAGAGGCTTCCGGCGTTTCGGTCACGGCTGTCTGGGGAACAGCAGCCACATCGGGTTGTACCGCGTGTGCCGGAGCCGAAACAGAGAGCAACAATACACACGTTAAGGCCGCGATGAACGCGGGCACCGAGGATGAGCTTGTTTTCATAAAGCTCCATTACAATGAAAAAGGCCCGTCAGGCAAGTGCTGACGGGCCTTTTGTTTTTTATCTGCTATTCAAAGGTGATAACAACGCGGCGGTTCAGCCTGCGGCCTTCATCCGTGGAGTTGTCGTATTCCGGATCGCTTTCGCCCTTACCGACGGCTCTGATCCTGTCGGCGCTGATGCCCTTTTGGGCAAGGAAGGCGCGGACGGACTGTGCACGGCGCTCGGACAGGCCCTGGTTGTATGCATCGGTGCCCACGGAGTCGGTGTGACCGGTAAGCACTACGGTGCC includes:
- a CDS encoding ferredoxin — protein: MTDDRLLTITANCTGCGACAELQPDYIGWDEEESRPLLLTDVAPDAVVYELQAFCPEDCFDYE